Proteins found in one Hevea brasiliensis isolate MT/VB/25A 57/8 chromosome 18, ASM3005281v1, whole genome shotgun sequence genomic segment:
- the LOC110642133 gene encoding 3-oxoacyl-[acyl-carrier-protein] synthase I, chloroplastic-like isoform X2 — protein MILSFSTTNNAMQTLQSPTLRPSPLNPFRKNSYNAAKPPTKKLSFIAASSTNNSTVSAPKREKDPKKRVVITGMGSVSVFGNDVDVYYDKLLAGESGIGLIDRFDASKFPTRYCIVAGKKSLEHADLGGDKISKIDKERAGVLVGTGMGGVTVFSDGVQTLIEKGYRKISPFLLPYTITNMGSALLAMEIGFMGPNYSISTACATSNYCFYAAANHIRRGEADLMIAGGCEAPVNPVGLVSFIACRALSQRNDDPQTASRPWDSGRDGFVIGEGAGVLVMESLEHAMKRGAPIIAEYLGGAINCDAYHMTDPRADGLGVSSCIKRSLEDAGVSPAEVNYINAHASSTITGDLAEINAIKKVFKNTSEIKINATKSMIGHSLGAAGGLEAIACVKAITTGWLHPTINQFDPEPSVEFDTVANTKLQHEVNVAISNSFGFGGHNSVVAFSAFRP, from the exons ATGATTCTATCCTTCTCCACCACCAACAACGCCATGCAAACCTTGCAATCCCCAACTCTCCGACCATCCCCTCTAAACCCCTTCCGCAAGAATTCTTACAATGCAGCAAAACCACCGACTAAGAAGCTATCTTTTATTGCTGCTTCATCTACCAATAACTCTACCGTTTCTGCTCCCAAGCGCGAGAAAGATCCCAAGAAAAGGGTTGTAATTACGGGTATGGGGTCGGTTTCTGTCTTTGGGAATGATGTGGATGTTTACTACGACAAGTTGCTCGCTGGAGAGAGTGGAATTGGACTCATTGATCGGTTCGATGCCTCCAAATTTCCGACTAG GTATTGCATTGTCGCTGGCAAGAAATCGCTGGAACATGCGGATCTTGGAGGGGATAAAATATCCAAG ATAGATAAGGAGCGTGCTGGTGTGCTTGTTGGAACAGGGATGGGCGGTGTTACAGTTTTTTCAGATGGTGTTCAGACTCTAATTGAAAAAGGATACAGGAAAATTagtccatttcttcttccttaCACTATTACAAACATGGGCTCTGCCTTACTTGCTATGGAAATTGGTTTCATGGGTCCAAATTATTCAATTTCAACAGCTTGTGCTACCTCCAATTATTGTTTCTATGCTGCTGCCAATCACATTCGCCGTGGTGAGGCTGATTTGATGATTGCTGGTGGGTGTGAAGCTCCCGTCAATCCCGTTGGTTTGGTATCTTTTATAGCATGTAGGGCCTTATCTCAGAGGAACGATGATCCGCAAACTGCTTCAAGGCCATGGGACAGTGGTCGAGATGGCTTTGTTATTGGTGAAGGTGCAGGAGTTTTG GTGATGGAAAGCTTGGAACATGCAATGAAACGGGGTGCACCTATTATTGCTGAATACTTGGGAGGTGCTATTAACTGTGATGCTTATCACATGACTGATCCTAGAGCTGATGGACTTGGGGTGTCTTCATGCATCAAGAGAAGTCTTGAAGATGCCGGCGTGTCGCCTGCGGAG GTTAACTACATAAATGCACATGCATCTTCCACCATTACTGGTGACCTTGCTGAAATAAATGCTATTAAAAAAGTATTCAAGAATACTTCTGAAATCAAAATCAACGCAACCAAG TCTATGATAGGGCACAGTCTTGGTGCTGCTGGAGGTTTGGAAGCAATTGCCTGTGTGAAGGCCATAACCACAGGATGGTTGCATCCTACCATTAACCAATTT GATCCAGAGCCTTCAGTTGAATTTGACACTGTTGCCAATACGAAGCTGCAACACGAAGTGAATGTTG CCATTTCAAATTCCTTTGGATTTGGTGGACACAACTCCGTGGTGGCCTTTTCTGCATTTAGGCCCTGA
- the LOC110642133 gene encoding 3-oxoacyl-[acyl-carrier-protein] synthase I, chloroplastic-like isoform X3, with amino-acid sequence MILSFSTTNNAMQTLQSPTLRPSPLNPFRKNSYNAAKPPTKKLSFIAASSTNNSTVSAPKREKDPKKRVVITGMGSVSVFGNDVDVYYDKLLAGESGIGLIDRFDASKFPTRFGGQIRGFTSEGYIDGKNNRRLDDCFRYCIVAGKKSLEHADLGGDKISKIDKERAGVLVGTGMGGVTVFSDGVQTLIEKGYRKISPFLLPYTITNMGSALLAMEIGFMGPNYSISTACATSNYCFYAAANHIRRGEADLMIAGGCEAPVNPVGLVSFIACRALSQRNDDPQTASRPWDSGRDGFVIGEGAGVLVMESLEHAMKRGAPIIAEYLGGAINCDAYHMTDPRADGLGVSSCIKRSLEDAGVSPAEDPEPSVEFDTVANTKLQHEVNVAISNSFGFGGHNSVVAFSAFRP; translated from the exons ATGATTCTATCCTTCTCCACCACCAACAACGCCATGCAAACCTTGCAATCCCCAACTCTCCGACCATCCCCTCTAAACCCCTTCCGCAAGAATTCTTACAATGCAGCAAAACCACCGACTAAGAAGCTATCTTTTATTGCTGCTTCATCTACCAATAACTCTACCGTTTCTGCTCCCAAGCGCGAGAAAGATCCCAAGAAAAGGGTTGTAATTACGGGTATGGGGTCGGTTTCTGTCTTTGGGAATGATGTGGATGTTTACTACGACAAGTTGCTCGCTGGAGAGAGTGGAATTGGACTCATTGATCGGTTCGATGCCTCCAAATTTCCGACTAGGTTCGGTGGACAAATCCGGGGGTTTACTTCAGAAGGTTATATTGATGGGAAGAATAATAGGAGGCTTGATGATTGTTTCAGGTATTGCATTGTCGCTGGCAAGAAATCGCTGGAACATGCGGATCTTGGAGGGGATAAAATATCCAAG ATAGATAAGGAGCGTGCTGGTGTGCTTGTTGGAACAGGGATGGGCGGTGTTACAGTTTTTTCAGATGGTGTTCAGACTCTAATTGAAAAAGGATACAGGAAAATTagtccatttcttcttccttaCACTATTACAAACATGGGCTCTGCCTTACTTGCTATGGAAATTGGTTTCATGGGTCCAAATTATTCAATTTCAACAGCTTGTGCTACCTCCAATTATTGTTTCTATGCTGCTGCCAATCACATTCGCCGTGGTGAGGCTGATTTGATGATTGCTGGTGGGTGTGAAGCTCCCGTCAATCCCGTTGGTTTGGTATCTTTTATAGCATGTAGGGCCTTATCTCAGAGGAACGATGATCCGCAAACTGCTTCAAGGCCATGGGACAGTGGTCGAGATGGCTTTGTTATTGGTGAAGGTGCAGGAGTTTTG GTGATGGAAAGCTTGGAACATGCAATGAAACGGGGTGCACCTATTATTGCTGAATACTTGGGAGGTGCTATTAACTGTGATGCTTATCACATGACTGATCCTAGAGCTGATGGACTTGGGGTGTCTTCATGCATCAAGAGAAGTCTTGAAGATGCCGGCGTGTCGCCTGCGGAG GATCCAGAGCCTTCAGTTGAATTTGACACTGTTGCCAATACGAAGCTGCAACACGAAGTGAATGTTG CCATTTCAAATTCCTTTGGATTTGGTGGACACAACTCCGTGGTGGCCTTTTCTGCATTTAGGCCCTGA
- the LOC110642133 gene encoding 3-oxoacyl-[acyl-carrier-protein] synthase I, chloroplastic-like isoform X1 — MILSFSTTNNAMQTLQSPTLRPSPLNPFRKNSYNAAKPPTKKLSFIAASSTNNSTVSAPKREKDPKKRVVITGMGSVSVFGNDVDVYYDKLLAGESGIGLIDRFDASKFPTRFGGQIRGFTSEGYIDGKNNRRLDDCFRYCIVAGKKSLEHADLGGDKISKIDKERAGVLVGTGMGGVTVFSDGVQTLIEKGYRKISPFLLPYTITNMGSALLAMEIGFMGPNYSISTACATSNYCFYAAANHIRRGEADLMIAGGCEAPVNPVGLVSFIACRALSQRNDDPQTASRPWDSGRDGFVIGEGAGVLVMESLEHAMKRGAPIIAEYLGGAINCDAYHMTDPRADGLGVSSCIKRSLEDAGVSPAEVNYINAHASSTITGDLAEINAIKKVFKNTSEIKINATKSMIGHSLGAAGGLEAIACVKAITTGWLHPTINQFDPEPSVEFDTVANTKLQHEVNVAISNSFGFGGHNSVVAFSAFRP; from the exons ATGATTCTATCCTTCTCCACCACCAACAACGCCATGCAAACCTTGCAATCCCCAACTCTCCGACCATCCCCTCTAAACCCCTTCCGCAAGAATTCTTACAATGCAGCAAAACCACCGACTAAGAAGCTATCTTTTATTGCTGCTTCATCTACCAATAACTCTACCGTTTCTGCTCCCAAGCGCGAGAAAGATCCCAAGAAAAGGGTTGTAATTACGGGTATGGGGTCGGTTTCTGTCTTTGGGAATGATGTGGATGTTTACTACGACAAGTTGCTCGCTGGAGAGAGTGGAATTGGACTCATTGATCGGTTCGATGCCTCCAAATTTCCGACTAGGTTCGGTGGACAAATCCGGGGGTTTACTTCAGAAGGTTATATTGATGGGAAGAATAATAGGAGGCTTGATGATTGTTTCAGGTATTGCATTGTCGCTGGCAAGAAATCGCTGGAACATGCGGATCTTGGAGGGGATAAAATATCCAAG ATAGATAAGGAGCGTGCTGGTGTGCTTGTTGGAACAGGGATGGGCGGTGTTACAGTTTTTTCAGATGGTGTTCAGACTCTAATTGAAAAAGGATACAGGAAAATTagtccatttcttcttccttaCACTATTACAAACATGGGCTCTGCCTTACTTGCTATGGAAATTGGTTTCATGGGTCCAAATTATTCAATTTCAACAGCTTGTGCTACCTCCAATTATTGTTTCTATGCTGCTGCCAATCACATTCGCCGTGGTGAGGCTGATTTGATGATTGCTGGTGGGTGTGAAGCTCCCGTCAATCCCGTTGGTTTGGTATCTTTTATAGCATGTAGGGCCTTATCTCAGAGGAACGATGATCCGCAAACTGCTTCAAGGCCATGGGACAGTGGTCGAGATGGCTTTGTTATTGGTGAAGGTGCAGGAGTTTTG GTGATGGAAAGCTTGGAACATGCAATGAAACGGGGTGCACCTATTATTGCTGAATACTTGGGAGGTGCTATTAACTGTGATGCTTATCACATGACTGATCCTAGAGCTGATGGACTTGGGGTGTCTTCATGCATCAAGAGAAGTCTTGAAGATGCCGGCGTGTCGCCTGCGGAG GTTAACTACATAAATGCACATGCATCTTCCACCATTACTGGTGACCTTGCTGAAATAAATGCTATTAAAAAAGTATTCAAGAATACTTCTGAAATCAAAATCAACGCAACCAAG TCTATGATAGGGCACAGTCTTGGTGCTGCTGGAGGTTTGGAAGCAATTGCCTGTGTGAAGGCCATAACCACAGGATGGTTGCATCCTACCATTAACCAATTT GATCCAGAGCCTTCAGTTGAATTTGACACTGTTGCCAATACGAAGCTGCAACACGAAGTGAATGTTG CCATTTCAAATTCCTTTGGATTTGGTGGACACAACTCCGTGGTGGCCTTTTCTGCATTTAGGCCCTGA